The Falsibacillus albus genome includes the window CTGTCGCCACTAACAGAATCTGTGTCATTCCTTCATGAGCGTTTACGATTTGATGGTCATCCGAAGCTAAATAATAGATGGATTCCCCCGCTTTGGCTTCATAGGTATGGTGTCCAATCCGGACAAGTGCTTTTCCGCTCAAAACATAGGCAAAGGTTTCAGAAAGCGAAGGCGGGAATTGCTTGAATTCACCTTTTTCTTTCAGGGTCAACCTTATGGGCTCCATTTCCTTCTCATTCGACTCCGGTACGAGCCATTCAATTTTGTATCCGCATTCCTCATCCACGTACTCCGTTGCATCCTCTTCCTTGTAAACTACCTTTTGCAGCGTCAATTCTTCATCAAAGAAGTCTTTCGGCTTGCAGCCAAGCACTTCAATTATGTGAAAAAACGTATCGATGGACGGGGAGCTCAAATCCCTCTCCAGCTGGGATATGTAGCCCTTGCTCAAGTCGGTCCGCTCCCCCAGCTCCTCTTGGGTCAAGCCTTTCTTCAATCTTAAATTCTTAATTTTTTTCCCTATTTCCATTTAATAGCCTCACCTACTGTTTAAAATAAGTAAACTCAAAGTGAAGAAAGTTTATTATTATCAAACTTTATGTTTAATTTAAGAACCAGTTTATTATACTTAATTTTATATCATGTGCAAATACTTTTTTTATTATCTTAACGCTCAAAATTAACCATTGACAAAAATATTTTTATGTGTTATAATTAAATATTTTTCTATTGAGATTACCATACTTATCTATTATGCTTATTATCATTAAGATAACAATGCAAATAGGAGGTCATTCCCAATGAAAATTGCTGATGGTATTGAAATGCTCGAAATATCCGCCAACATGATGGGGAAGACAGAAACGATCCACCCTGTGCTTATTTGGAACGAAAACGAAGCACTCCTGGTGGATACGGGATTCCCCGGGCAGCTTCCTCTCTTCAAAAACGCATTCCTAAAAGCGGAAGTTCCATTTGAAAAATTAAAGAAAATCATCATTACCCACCAGGATATCGATCATATTGGAAGTTTACCCGCCATCTTAAGAGCCTCCCCCGAAAAAATCGATGTATATTCGAGTAAAGGAGAAAAACCATTCATACAAGGTGATAAAAGAATCTTAAAAATCACTCCGGATGCAATCGCCCAGGTGAAAGCAAGTCTTCCAAGCAGCATCCCTGAAGAATGGAAAAAAGCATTCATCGCAACCTTGGAAAACCCTCCGAAAGCCCAAGTCGATCATACTTTAAGCGGCGGCGAACAAGTTCCATCATTTGGTGAGGTTCGAGTAATAGATACTCCCGGACATACACCTGCCCATATTAGTTTGTATCACCAACCGAGCAAAACCGTGATTGCCGGGGATGCCATGATGGTGAAAAACGGCGACCTTCAGCCTCCAGACCCTCACGTAACACTGGATTTAAAAGCCGCAAACAATTCAATCAAACGTTTGATTAAATTTCCTGAAGAGATTGAAAGAGTGATTTGTTACCATGGCGGACTGTTTGAAGGAAATGTGAAAGCAAGAATGCAGGAAATCGTCGATGCATTTAAATAATATCTAAAGGCTGCTTCTTAGTGGGCAGTTTGATTACGGCAAAAAAGCTGCCTCCATAGGAGACAGCTTTCTTATCACGACCTATATATTAGCTGAAGCGGGCGTCGCTTAAGATGCGTCCGATTTCTTCCATATGACCCGTTTCATCGGCAATCATATCATCAAGCTTTACAACCAGTTCAGTTAAACCTAACTCTTCTGCTTGCTTTTTACGTTTTTCATAGCGTTCTATCGTATCTTTTTCTGCACGGTGCGCTTCTTCAAGCATCTCTTTAACATCAGTCAATTGCTTCACTTCAGCGGGCTTCGTTGTCGGCTCGCCGCCAAGCGTTGAGATCTTTTCCGCTAAGTATAATGCATGCCCTTGTTCGTCGCTGATTTCGCTCTCGAAGAAAGGCTTTAAAGTTTGGCGGTATAGTCCTGATACGACTGCCGCATTATAAGTATACATAATGGATGCTGCATATTCGTTTGCTAAGTCCTCATTTAAACCATCGATTAATTCTTGTTTTTTCTGATCCATGAATAATACTTCCTTTCTATCTTGTGATTCATATAAGTACTTTACCCGTTCTACAGGAAATTAATCATGGATCACAACATTCTTACAGGACTATTCTACACGTCGGAAAGAACCATCCTTCTTAGCGAACCAATTACATTTAGATGAAGCGCTTCATGGGAAGTGAGAAATAGAAACATCTCCCCCAAGGTAGTCATATGTAAAAACGGCTCTGAAAGAGGCTGGTCTAATTTTCCGGCCGCAGCTTCAATCAATTCTTCGGTCTGCGCTTCAAGCTGTTCAAGCAGCACAGGATATTCTGGCGGTTTTTCCTCCCACTTTGACGGAAAGCTGCCCCTCGGGAACATCAAGTGATATTGTAATGGAAGTCTCCGTTCTTCTCCGATAATTTGGTAGATTGCATTGTCCCATCCTACAAGGATGTGGCCGATATTCCATAAAATATTGTTCCGGTGGTGATTGGGAATTTTCAGTACCGCCTCCTCGGGCAAACCCTTCGCCGCTTCAATCGTCCATCGTCTCCACATACGGAATTGATCAAAAATTTGTTGTTCGTTCATGGTTTATCTCCCTTCCCCCATAATAGATTGATTTCTGAATATCAAACCTTCAACAAAACTTTCCCGACGCTTTGCCTGCTTTCCACCCATTTGTGAGCCTCTGCAGCTTTTTCCAAAGGAAAGGTTTGGCCGATTTTGATTTGCAGGTCTCCAGAAGCCAAAAGCTGTAGGACCTTTTCAGCTGTATCTCTAAGAAGTTCCGGACGCTTGGATCTTGTTGTCCCCAAACTGAAACCAAGGACCGAACGGCAACTTGCGTGAAAATCATTTGTCTGGAAATTGCCTATCTGTCCGCTTGAATTACCAAAATGAATCAACCTTCCATAAGGAGCAAGGCACTCGAGGCTAAGTTCGCTCACTTCCCCTGAGATGGAATCAAGGATAATGTCCACTCCTTCTCCATCGGTCAAATCGTTTACTTTTTCAGCAAAACCTTCATATGTGAACACATGGTCGGCACCAGCCTCGAGGGCAAAGGCAATCTTGGAATCGCTGCCCACCGTTCCGATTACCTTTTCTGCGCCAAGCAGCTTTGCCAGCTGAACGGCTGTGGTCCCCACTCCTCCTGCTGCAGCATGGATCAGAACAGTCTCTCCCTTTTTCATGCGCCCGATATCCACGATCAGTTTATAGGATAAAAATGATACGATCGGACTTGCCGCCGCCGTTCCAAAATCGATCTCTTCGGGAATTTTATATGTCAGCACTTCATCCGCGACCGCATATTCTGCATATGAGCCGCTTTTCGGAAAGGCTATGACTCTATCACCTTCAGAAAACGCTTTGACATCCGCCCCCACTTCCTCGACCACACCAGCCGCATCAATCCCCGGAATAAAAGGAAAGCTCCCTTTCATCCCCTTCTTTCCATATCTCGCTTTAATATCTGCATAATTAACACTTGCTGCTTCAACTTTTATTAAAATTTCTTTTCCCGATATCGACGGTTTATCGATATCTCCATAAACCATCCGATCTGGGCCTCCAAACTCGTTTACAAGCACCGCTTTCATCCCATCATCCCCTTTGAATAAAATTGTAATATATTTTCTTCAAAAGAAAAATAAGGATAAAATTATAGTCGGTCATAAGCTTATACTATCATTTTTTTTTTGCTTTTTCTCAAAGGTGCATACAGGTTGTTTTCCGCCCCAAGATGCTTGAAGACTCTTCGCTGCACTGCAGGGTCTCGCACCTTCCGCTCCAATCAACAACATTTTATGAAAGGCTCTTTTCTCAAACTTTTTTGCTTTTGGCCATTAAAATGGGTGGTATATGCAATATTGCACCTATTAAATGGTGTGATTGACGAGAAAAGAGCCGGGATCCTATATTTAACGCGCTAATCATCTATCTTCGCGTTAAAATCGGCAGTAAGATTTTAACAACAATCTTTACGAAAACAGCCTTATGAAAACAGGTAAAAACAATCTTTGAGAAAACAGCCTCTCTTTTTTTACCAACCTTTAGAGCCCAATTAATTTCTGCCTGCCAACTTACCCGACAATCTTATGATACAGCGTCTTAGCTTCTGCAATATCTTTTGTTCCATGAATCATCACTCGGCCATCCTTGAAAAAAATAAGCCGCTTATCTTCAAACTGATAAGAAAGCAAAAATGGATTCCGCTCAACCTTTCCAGCCTGATTTTCCAATGCTTTCTCCAGTTGTTCCAAGTCTCTTTGAACACGCGCTGAAGGCCGGATTTGCACGGTGGCCCTTCCACACAACACCGCCGATTTTGTTTGGTTTTCAAATGAAAGGTGCGGATAGGACGGGTTGGTGCCGCATGATGGACATTGTTCTTTCTTTACGTTTGAGATATCCAATTCAATATGACGGTTCGACCATAGATCAAAAGAAACCAGCTTATGGCGGAGGGCATCATAGTCCTCCACCAAGATCTTCAAAGCTTCCACAGATTGATAAGCAGTCACCATCTGTACGGCAGGGCTGATGATCCCTGCCGTGTCGCAAGTGGCCCCACCCATTGGGACACTCTCCAATAAACATTTCAGGCAAGGGGACTTCCCTGGAATGATGGTATAACTTAAACCGTAGCTGCCGACACATGCCCCATAAATCCAAGGGACCTCATGTTTTTGCGACATATCATTGATCAAAAGCCTCGTATCAAAATTATCGGTCGCGTCAATGATGAGCTGCACCCCCTCCATCAACCCGCGGAGTTCATTCACTTGGACATCTGCAACATGCGCCTCCACTTGGACAGAAGAATTGATTTGCTGAAGCCTTTCTTTGGCCGCGGCAGCCTTTGGCATTCTCGTTTCGGCGTCTTTTTCCGTATACAGCTGCTGACGCTGTAAATTACTTGATTCCACATAGTCCCGATCAACAATCGTGATTTTACCGACTCCTGCGCGTACAAGCTGCTCGGCATTTCCAGTTCCAAGCGCACCTGCACCAATGATCAGTATATGTTTTTCCGCTAGTTTTTTTTGGCCGGATTCCCCTATTTTATTGAAAAGGATCTGCCTGGAGTAGCGTTCATCCATCATTTTCATCCCCCGCTCACAAAATGAACCAATTCGAGTGAATCTCCTTCTTCTAACATAGTCTCATCATACAATTCTTTTTCAAGGATGGCCCTGTTCCTTTCAACGATGACCATTTTCGGATCGAGCTGATAATATTCAAGCAGCTGAACGATGCTTTCGACTCCGCTCGGAATATGGGCCGCTTCCCCATTCACATGAATCTTCATTACATAGCCCCTTTTCTATAAGCACAAGCCACTGCTTCAATATCATCAGAATCCCAAAAGCCAGACATGACGGCAGCGCCCCTTGCACCTGTTTTTTTTACTTCTGCTATATTACTTGGGTTGATTCCTCCGATTGCTATGACCGGGATCTTTAAGCTATGAACCACCTTTTCCAAAGCCGGTAATCCTCTTGCCGGAAGATCCCTTTTAGAATTGGAGGGAAAAACATGGCCGAAAAGAACATAGTCTGCCCCTGCATATTCCGCTTCCACCGCTTCATCAACAGAATGAACAGACCGTCCTACACGCAGAGCGGGAAATATCCTTTTCACAAGATCTGCACCCAGGCTATGATTCGCAAGCTGCACGCCCTCCGCACCCATCGCCTGCGCCACATCTACCCGGTCATTGATGGTGATTTTGGAAAAAGGA containing:
- the thiS gene encoding sulfur carrier protein ThiS, which produces MKIHVNGEAAHIPSGVESIVQLLEYYQLDPKMVIVERNRAILEKELYDETMLEEGDSLELVHFVSGG
- a CDS encoding quinone oxidoreductase family protein, which produces MKAVLVNEFGGPDRMVYGDIDKPSISGKEILIKVEAASVNYADIKARYGKKGMKGSFPFIPGIDAAGVVEEVGADVKAFSEGDRVIAFPKSGSYAEYAVADEVLTYKIPEEIDFGTAAASPIVSFLSYKLIVDIGRMKKGETVLIHAAAGGVGTTAVQLAKLLGAEKVIGTVGSDSKIAFALEAGADHVFTYEGFAEKVNDLTDGEGVDIILDSISGEVSELSLECLAPYGRLIHFGNSSGQIGNFQTNDFHASCRSVLGFSLGTTRSKRPELLRDTAEKVLQLLASGDLQIKIGQTFPLEKAAEAHKWVESRQSVGKVLLKV
- a CDS encoding thiazole biosynthesis adenylyltransferase ThiF, producing MDERYSRQILFNKIGESGQKKLAEKHILIIGAGALGTGNAEQLVRAGVGKITIVDRDYVESSNLQRQQLYTEKDAETRMPKAAAAKERLQQINSSVQVEAHVADVQVNELRGLMEGVQLIIDATDNFDTRLLINDMSQKHEVPWIYGACVGSYGLSYTIIPGKSPCLKCLLESVPMGGATCDTAGIISPAVQMVTAYQSVEALKILVEDYDALRHKLVSFDLWSNRHIELDISNVKKEQCPSCGTNPSYPHLSFENQTKSAVLCGRATVQIRPSARVQRDLEQLEKALENQAGKVERNPFLLSYQFEDKRLIFFKDGRVMIHGTKDIAEAKTLYHKIVG
- a CDS encoding DinB family protein, translating into MNEQQIFDQFRMWRRWTIEAAKGLPEEAVLKIPNHHRNNILWNIGHILVGWDNAIYQIIGEERRLPLQYHLMFPRGSFPSKWEEKPPEYPVLLEQLEAQTEELIEAAAGKLDQPLSEPFLHMTTLGEMFLFLTSHEALHLNVIGSLRRMVLSDV
- a CDS encoding thiamine phosphate synthase; this translates as MANSLSRFEIHAISNGKLPMTQFIQKASMIEPHVDYIHLREKQLSAKELMEAANGLKTIGIPFSKITINDRVDVAQAMGAEGVQLANHSLGADLVKRIFPALRVGRSVHSVDEAVEAEYAGADYVLFGHVFPSNSKRDLPARGLPALEKVVHSLKIPVIAIGGINPSNIAEVKKTGARGAAVMSGFWDSDDIEAVACAYRKGAM
- a CDS encoding MBL fold metallo-hydrolase gives rise to the protein MKIADGIEMLEISANMMGKTETIHPVLIWNENEALLVDTGFPGQLPLFKNAFLKAEVPFEKLKKIIITHQDIDHIGSLPAILRASPEKIDVYSSKGEKPFIQGDKRILKITPDAIAQVKASLPSSIPEEWKKAFIATLENPPKAQVDHTLSGGEQVPSFGEVRVIDTPGHTPAHISLYHQPSKTVIAGDAMMVKNGDLQPPDPHVTLDLKAANNSIKRLIKFPEEIERVICYHGGLFEGNVKARMQEIVDAFK
- a CDS encoding ferritin-like domain-containing protein, whose translation is MDQKKQELIDGLNEDLANEYAASIMYTYNAAVVSGLYRQTLKPFFESEISDEQGHALYLAEKISTLGGEPTTKPAEVKQLTDVKEMLEEAHRAEKDTIERYEKRKKQAEELGLTELVVKLDDMIADETGHMEEIGRILSDARFS
- a CDS encoding helix-turn-helix domain-containing protein, with translation MEIGKKIKNLRLKKGLTQEELGERTDLSKGYISQLERDLSSPSIDTFFHIIEVLGCKPKDFFDEELTLQKVVYKEEDATEYVDEECGYKIEWLVPESNEKEMEPIRLTLKEKGEFKQFPPSLSETFAYVLSGKALVRIGHHTYEAKAGESIYYLASDDHQIVNAHEGMTQILLVATESYL